From a region of the Blastocatellia bacterium genome:
- a CDS encoding HAD family hydrolase: MPRYQAILFDLFDTLVDLRVEQLPLVTFRGLSHRSTGLLLYQALQQHYPNIPFSQFYEVFFETYQRLDEQRNRTHREILAHERFLQMLMELGIAAPSAAVIDQLVEVHMEQLFRVMSFPAERRTMLDALGSQYRFGIVSNFDHPPTAYRVLEHHKLTGYFDPVVISGEVGWRKPHPAIFRAALDRLKFPPEQVLFVGDTPWADIVGARAVGMPVVWVDRGRKTLDNTCPSPDYIIADVEQLGSALDRG, translated from the coding sequence ATGCCTCGTTATCAGGCCATTCTGTTTGATCTGTTCGACACGCTCGTTGATCTTCGTGTCGAGCAATTGCCGTTGGTGACGTTTCGTGGCTTGTCGCATCGTTCGACTGGCCTACTGCTTTATCAGGCCCTCCAACAACATTATCCGAACATCCCGTTCAGTCAGTTTTATGAGGTCTTTTTTGAAACCTATCAACGACTCGATGAGCAACGCAATCGGACGCACCGTGAGATTCTCGCGCACGAGCGATTTCTCCAGATGCTCATGGAATTGGGCATTGCGGCGCCGTCGGCTGCGGTCATTGACCAGTTGGTTGAGGTTCACATGGAGCAGTTGTTTCGGGTGATGTCGTTTCCTGCAGAGCGGCGAACGATGCTGGACGCGCTTGGTTCTCAGTATCGCTTCGGCATTGTCTCCAACTTCGATCATCCGCCGACTGCCTATCGTGTGTTGGAGCACCATAAGCTGACTGGCTATTTTGATCCGGTTGTGATTTCCGGTGAAGTCGGCTGGAGAAAGCCGCATCCAGCGATCTTCCGGGCAGCTCTGGACAGGCTGAAGTTTCCGCCCGAACAGGTATTGTTTGTCGGTGACACGCCGTGGGCTGATATTGTCGGCGCGCGAGCAGTGGGCATGCCCGTCGTGTGGGTTGATCGTGGTAGGAAGACGCTCGACAACACTTGCCCCTCGCCTGATTACATCATCGCCGACGTTGAGCAGCTTGGCTCGGCGCTTGATCGTGGCTGA